A genomic stretch from Solea solea unplaced genomic scaffold, fSolSol10.1 scaffold_41, whole genome shotgun sequence includes:
- the LOC131450064 gene encoding uncharacterized protein LOC131450064: MPRLKKHNRSIAAKKSMEERLAAVVASAPLVPTTCFPPPTRGPSRRGTGRRHRVSTWPVSPLTGRSHKMIIPAESPDKKFVLFVGDSHLRAIVDGHVKISHKQLSFGLMSTPGADAKDLRTEMVSAVLPRTPDLVCVLAPSNNLTKGTLDQAAVDFEELLTSALSRWPKLFVLDFPPRRNVDQDLQELFRQEFHRVAARKGVRYYSIAEFFPLSQRDLWSWDGVHLSDGSGMRTLVTLLCDKSSLELAMAVAQEESRSMLPAVPAPAPRLAPRLVVVGEARSPRPLHNPLDWKVVEPRRTGSSSPPKGGKVQLRDCYIPLTPVWFSPPMLEMMDSVRPGNLDQKEPSTSAKGPTGVKRPRSPFAPKKSCGKQKVKVEEWPELPKAVSVEVGDWPGVPKAVEEVPVERPRRRIVFKKRRTSQQQVAAADVVEVMSGPSPVTIEDCPPMHSSPDLIQSKVAANVDTLPVTFDAGSVSSGEEEIIVVSDTDSEGSISFGWTDTLPLAQGSRSVGAGVDEVTVISDTDSEGSISFGCFDTVPRSFGVCSVRGSFHQGDQRFKYRGVQCMAVSLAAMAMHKTKSVFSWQTRHLDDAVVCGDKIYTSLRDNNLICGGHTIPCIPELPKQLDRRGHSYEFEYGDFVTGDVNVVEGELIEACVLTTLRHGLEKICMEYDTCFFTLSSSTCGIIREGEQFAVVDSHARSADGMVHPKGKSVVVYFSSLEHLIQHVSCFAAGFRGTQKLFEIAGVRVTVKVDGGASQSSSCKIGAKRKATPMPTRTSKRVKRSDPIDSDVAFVCEVTVKELVFNPVRNDVARALCDKLHVESEKVDDVFSIVGVLGAPCKRDTIVGDGNCFFRSVSQAVCGSQKNHRKIRLAVVKQLEGNAAVYESILRSEFSSVSDYVINSRMRYVGSWATEVEIQAAADCLGVSIFTYMGDRWLEYSCKNRQFSSQAVYLDNVSGNHYETVVCVHQPQSQYCYGYCKVGEATTSYNLRQHCDVEVETTATNTNYCFSKYLKKKIFYQNTIKYKENVLQKLKRQERSKRRYHEDAMVRYKCNQSSVQKYKQNVRHREMVKTFSKTKYKQDVRHREVVKTFSKTKYKQDVRHREVVKTGSKIKYKQDVEHRESLKAKSKVQYTSDLTHRQKKKELSKKKYHSDPEIQLRVKAVNKVKRQQLKNKAADFDFVIQQFLCKVKDGPDFVCCVCQRLLFQNQVLSCKRSNYNNSDDMALIADNCISDKYLHTCNEICVSPCQLLQSPRGQLWICRTCHSKINNKQIPPECVVNNLDVHDVPPELACLNSLEQHLIALHIPFMKVLALPKGGQNGVHGPVTCVPANIVETNNLLPRSNMEGSLLRVKLKRKLTYKGHYEYQYVDTMRIRQALSYLKQNNMYYKDVDFNEDWLNDFCREQENESVVQDSDVCVGKDETPAEVDEGEDELLHDRQQHCMFQDTCLMPVDIGQETLDQYYEGVFNVAPAEGNSPVKLLSNRENEAKCFPVLFPHGHSVFHDNREHRLTLSRYFNNRILHADGRFAQNVEYIFFAQYMSELEQVVSNVSIALRKGKGSHVPKRVRDVVNNEESLRKLLEFDDGYRFLKPIRGTPSFWQAAQRDLLACVRQLGVPTWFCSFSAADMRWTNLLGSILKQEGREQTAEELQWADKCELLRRNPVTAARMFDFRWHCFLREVLMSPSNPIGKIKDYFYRIEFQQRGSPHVHCLFWIENAPLIDQNSDEEVVEFIDQYVTSELPSDDDTLLDIVSSVQVHSKRHSKTCKKKNTVCRFNFPRPASAQTFISRVKVDEEIEKCNCEKTDSTEAVCLKCKERDFEERKARKVRAHEILAKIKEALSDENQSFDTVEQLFETLNVTQEAFEDAFNRTTTGTKVVLKRQVKEAWVNQYNKQLLKCWNANLDIQYVVDAYACVVYIISYISKAEKEMGLLLSNAQREAAKDGNVSAKEALKKLGGVYLHNRDVCAQEAVYRLTNMHLKECSRKVMFVPTGENVVKMSLPLNVLKQRAATNDINTEEMWMTSLVDRYKNRPNDSIFNDMCIATFASEYRVLSKNENCKTKIALSNNCGFVTKRVRTEPAVVRYARFSVTKNPELFHLSRLQLFMPYRVDDQLKPVGFETFQQFYDIGNVLFCDGSVHTVKSVVDLNRSRFEVDADMLDDIQNRINLDGVEEDAWCQLCPEQELERLEAVEEMAERQEAEVDQQEHIPDLAVNREQVQHLEKRNNVMCRSDGLSLVRSLNDTQMRVFYQTRQWCLDKCSGKNPPPLHVFITGGAGTGKSHLIKAIQYESMRLLSPLCSNPDNVSVLITAPTGIAAYNLNAATIHHTFSIGVDVRLPYSPLGEEKINSLRAKFTDLQILIIDEISMVNANLLAYIHGRLRQMKQSGNLPFGNICVIAVGDFYQLPPVRGKPLYVEDLNIDLWSLFSVVHLTEVIRQKDSAFAELLNRVRTHSKGTPMLRSDVDTLKHCETGEVSSVLHIYATNQQVNAHNIQRLYDVCRDYVTIEAQDFQNNRRTGKLELIQGHHAKAKNTYLAEQLLLGEGARVMLCQNVDVSDGLVNGACGVVTRIVKSEGVQFPIKVYVKFDDENVGAERRRQSPSVSADVAGSTAIAPEEERACKKGGLRRQYPLKLAWACTIHKVQGITVNNVVVCFDKIFAAGQAYVALSRVRSLSGLIIEQFDEKKIYCRGDIKDAIQTMSPFLVDSLLEQQLRASRFGVFLMNVQGLTRHVPDLVLCTQQLQLNCIAVTETWLAADFSMESINIEGYSFYGCSRSSSYSSDDPRLVTLKDQLHGGVGIYIATNTEYEIKEVPPFNLECIVSKFTSHNLVIAVIYRPPCYPMTLFKKHLGNFLDWLDSVNGTIAVMGDFNDDILKSSATCPLLTAKGYMQIVTKATTERGTLIDHIYVKRADNGAESLVLPTYFSDHEAVLCLLK, from the exons ATGCCTCGCCTGAAGAAGCACAACCGTTCCATCGCGGCCAAGAAGAGCATGGAGGAACGCctggcagcagtggtggcaTCTGCGCCTCTGGTCCCCACCACTTGCTTCCCACCACCAACACGTGGTCCCTCAC GTCGTGGTACTGGTCGTCGCCACCGTGTGAGCACCTGGCCAGTTTCACCCCTGACTGGCAGGAGTCACAAGATGATCATCCCAGCCGAGTCACCTGACAAGAAG tttgttctttttgtcgGTGATTCCCACCTGCGCGCCATTGTTGATGGCCATGTGAAGATTTCGCACAAGCAGCTTTCTTTTGGTCTCATGTCAACGCCAGGGGCTGACGCCAAGGACCTGAGGACTGAGATGGTGAGTGCAGTCCTTCCCAGGACACCTGaccttgtttgtgttcttgcACCCAGCAACAACTTGACTAAGGGGACTTTGGATCAGGCTGCAGTGGACTTTGAGGAGCTTCTCACCAGTGCCTTGTCTCGGTGGCCGAAG TTGTTTGTCCTGGACTTCCCTCCGCGCCGGAACGTGGATCAGGACTTGCAGGAACTTTTTCGCCAGGAGTTTCACCGTGTGGCTGCACGCAAGG gtgTGAGGTACTACTCTATTGCAGAGTTCTTTCCTCTCAGCCAGCGTGACCTGTGGAGTTGGGATGGG GTGCACCTGAGTGATGGATCTGGGATGAGGACGCTGGTGACATTGCTATGCGACAAATCCAGTCTGGAGCTAGCCATGGCTGTTGCACAGGAGGAGTCGCGTAGCATGTTGCCAGctgttcctgctcctgctcctcgtcTGGCTCCGAGGTTGGTTGTGGTTGGAGAGGCCCGCTCTCCACGTCCGTTGCACAACCCATTGGATTGGAAGGTGGTTGAACCACGCAGGACG GGGAGCAGCTCGCCCCCTAAGGGAGGGAAGGTTCAGCTCAgg GATTGTTACATCCCTCTCACTCCTGTGTGGTTCAGCCCACCAATGTTGGAGATGATGGACAGTGTCCGTCCGGGCAATCTTGATCAGAAGGAGCCCAGTACTTCTGCCAAGGGACCAACG GGGGTCAAGCGTCCTAGGAGCCCTTTTGCTCCAAAGAAGAGCTGTGGGAAACAGAAG gtGAAGGTGGAGGAGTGGCCTGAACTTCCCAAGGCTGTGTCG gtGGAGGTGGGGGATTGGCCTGGAGTGCCCAAGGCTGTGGAG gagGTCCCTGTGGAGCGTCCCCGCAGACGCATTGTCTTCAAGAAGAGGCGTACTTCTCAGCAG caggttgcagctgcagatgttgtggAGGTGATGAGTGGaccatcacctgtgaccatTGAAGACTGTCCCCCTATGCACAGCTCCCCAGACCTCATCCAAAGTAAGGTCGCTGCTAATGTTGATACTTTGCCGGTAACGTTTGATGCTGGGTCTGTTAGTTCAGGTGAAGAGGAGATCATAGTGGTCTCTGATACAGACAGTGagggttccatttcttttgggtGGACTGATACTTTGCCATTAGCGCAAGGTTCACGGTCTGTTGGGGCAGGTGTAGATGAGGTCACAGTGATCTCTGATACAGACAGTGagggttccatttcttttgggtGCTTTGATACTGTGCCGCGAAGTTTTGGGGTGTGTTCTGTGAGGGGATCCTTTCATCAGGGGGATCAGCGTTTTAAATATAGAGGTGTACAGTGTATGGCAGTAAGTTTGGCTGCCATGGCAATGCATAAGACcaagagtgtgttttcttggcAAACGAGACATCTGGACGatgctgttgtttgtggtgACAAGATCTACACATCTTTGCGTGACAATAACTTGATTTGTGGTGGGCACACTATCCCGTGTATTCCAGAGTTACCAAAGCAGTTGGATAGACGTGGCCATAGTTATGAGTTTGAGTATGGTGACTTTGTGACTGGGGATGTCAATGTGGTTGAGGGAGAGCTTATTGAGGCATGTGTGCTCACAACTCTGAGGCACGGTTTGGAAAAGATATGTATGGAATATGACACATGCTTTTTCACATTGTCCTCCAGTACTTGTGGGATTATTAGGGAAGGAGAACAGTTTGCTGTTGTTGACTCTCATGCACGCAGTGCAGATGGGATGGTGCATCCCAAAGgaaagagtgttgttgtttattttagtaGTCTTGAACACTTGATTCAGCATGTTAGCTGTTTTGCTGCAGGATTCAGAGGGACACAGAAGTTGTTTGAGATTGCTGGTGTTCGTGTCACTGTCAAAGTAGATGGTGGTGCTAGCCAGTCATCTTCATGTAAGATTGGTGCAAAGCGCAAGGCTACTCCAATGCCTACTCGTACTTCAAAGAGGGTGAAAAGGAGTGACCCAATTGATTCAGATGTAgcatttgtttgtgaggttACAGTTAAGGAGTTGGTGTTTAACCCTGTTCGTAATGATGTAGCTCGAGCTTTATGTGATAAATTACATGTTGAGTCAGAGAAAGTCGACGATGTGTTTTCAATAGTTGGTGTGTTGGGGGCTCCGTGCAAAAGGGACACAATAGTTGGTGATGGCAACTGTTTTTTTAGATCAGTCAGTCAAGCTGTGTGTGGTTCACAAAAGAATCACAGGAAAATTAGATTAGCTGTAGTTAAACAATTAGAAGGTAATGCTGCAGTTTATGAGAGCATTTTGAGAAGTGAGTTTTCGTCAGTGTCCGATTATGTCATTAATTCAAGGATGCGTTATGTCGGCAGTTGGGCGACAGAGGTTGagattcaagcagcagcagattgtttAGGAGTTTCCATTTTCACTTACATGGGTGATCGCTGGCTTGAATATAGTTGTAAGAATAGGCAGTTTTCCAGTCAGGCAGTGTACTTAGATAATGTCAGTGGTAACCACTATgagactgttgtttgtgttcatcagccacagtcacagtatTGTTATGGTTACTGCAAAGTAGGTGAGGCTACAACAAGCTACAATCTTAGACAACACTGTGATGTAGAGGTAGAGACAActgccacaaacacaaactattgtttttcaaagtatttgaaaaagaaaattttCTAccaaaatacaattaaatataaagaaaatgtgttacagAAGCTGAAACGTCAAGAAAGGTCTAAACGTAGATATCATGAAGATGCAATGGTTAGATACAAATGTAATCAGAGTAGTGtacaaaagtacaaacaaaatGTTAGGCATAGGGAGATGGTTAAAACCTTtagcaaaacaaaatataagCAAGATGTTAGGCACAGGGAGGTGGTTAAAACCTTtagcaaaacaaaatataagCAAGATGTTAGGCACAGGGAGGTGGTTAAAACAGgtagcaaaataaaatacaagcaaGATGTTGAGCATAGAGAGAGTTTGAAAGCCAAAAGCAAAGTACAATATACAAGTGATTTAACAcatagacagaaaaaaaaagagctgagcAAAAAGAAGTATCATAGTGATCCAGAGATCCAGTTGCGTGTTAAAGCAGTCAACAAAGTGAAAAGGCAGCAGTTaaaaaacaaggcagcagattttgattttgtaataCAGCAGTTTTTGTGTAAAGTTAAGGATGGACCAGAttttgtgtgctgtgtgtgtcaaAGGTTGTTGTTTCAAAATCAGGTTTTGAGCTGTAAAAGAAGCAATTATAATAACAGTGACGACATGGCGTTAATTGCAGACAACTGTATTTCAGATAAATATTTGCATACATGCAATGAGATTTGTGTAAGTCCATGCCAGTTGTTACAGTCACCTAGAGGTCAGTTGTGGATTTGTCGTACGTGTCattccaaaataaataataaacaaattcCTCCTGAGTGTGTTGTTAATAATTTAGATGTTCATGATGTTCCTCCTGAATTGGCTTGTTTGAACAGTTTAGAGCAACATTTGATAGCGTTGCACATTCCATTTATGAAAGTGTTGGCATTGCCTAAAGGAGGACAAAATGGTGTTCATGGACCAGTGACGTGTGTCCCAGCAAATATTGTGGAGACAAATAATTTGCTTCCTCGCTCAAACATGGAGGGGTCTTTGTTGCGCGTGAAACTCAAGCGTAAGCTAACGTATAAAGGACATTATGAGTATCAGTATGTTGATACAATGCGTATAAGGCAGGCTTTGTCGTATTTGAAACAGAATAACATGTACTATAAAGATGTTGATTTTAATGAAGACTGGCTGAATGACTTTTGTCGCGAACAAGAGAATGAGAGTGTAGTACAGGatagtgatgtttgtgttggaaAGGATGAAACACCTGCTGAGGTGGATGAAGGTGAGGATGAACTGTTGCATGACAGGCAGCAACATTGTATGTTTCAGGACACTTGTCTCATGCCTGTAGATATTGGTCAGGAAACACTTGATCAGTATTATGAGGGTGTTTTTAATGTGGCTCCAGCAGAAGGTAACAGTCCTGTGAAGTTACTTTCTAATCGTGAGAATGAAGCTAAATGTTTTCCAGTGTTGTTTCCACACGGacattctgtgtttcatgacaatagAGAGCATCGGTTGACATTGTCGCGCTATTTCAATAACCGCATTCTTCATGCTGATGGCAGGTTTGCCCAGAATGTggagtatattttttttgcacagtacaTGTCAGAGTTGGAGCAGGTTGTGTCGAATGTGTCTATAGCTTTGAGGAAAGGCAAAGGAAGTCATGTTCCTAAAAGAGTTAGAGATgtggtgaataatgaggagtcTTTAAGGAAGTTGTTAGAGTTTGATGATGGTTATCGTTTCCTTAAGCCTATTAGAGGCACTCCTTCATTTTGGCAGGCAGCGCAGCGTGATTTACTTGCCTGTGTGCGTCAGCTTGGTGTACCCACgtggttttgttcattttctgcagCAGACATGCGCTGGACAAACTTACTCGGTAgtattttgaaacaggaagggAGAGAACAGACAGCTGAGGAGTTACAGTGGGCAGACAAATGCGAGTTGTTGCGTCGTAATCCTGTAACTGCAGCTAGAATGTTTGATTTTCGATGGCATTGTTTTCTGAGGGAAGTCCTTATGTCTCCCTCAAACCCAATAGGTAAAATTAAGGACTATTTTTATCGTATTGAATTTCAGCAGCGCGGGTCTCCACATGTACATTGCCTGTTTTGGATTGAGAATGCCCCCTTAATTGACCAAAACTCAGATGAAGAGGTAGTTGAGTTTATTGACCAATATGTTACAAGTGAACTACCCTCTGATGATGACACATTATTGGACATTGTGTCATCTGTGCAGGTGCATTCAAAGCGCCActcaaaaacatgtaaaaagaaaaacacagtttgtcgTTTCAATTTTCCAAGACCAGcatctgcacaaacatttattaGTCGTGTTAAAGTTGATGAGGAGatagaaaaatgtaattgtgaAAAAACTGATTCAACAGAGGCTGTGTGCCTTAAATGTAAAGAGCGTGATTTTGAAGAAAGGAAGGCGCGTAAAGTAAGGGCTCATGAAATTTTGGCAAAAATTAAGGAAGCACTGTCGGATGAAAATCAGAGCTTTGATACAGTGGAGCAGTTGTTTGAAACTTTAAATGTAACTCAGGAAGCATTTGAAGATGCATTCAATCGGACGACTACAGGTACCAAAGTAGTGTTAAAGAGGCAGGTGAAAGAGGCGTGGGTTAATCAGTATAATAAGCAACTTTTGAAGTGTTGGAATGCAAACTTGGACATTCAGTATGTGGTGGATGCCTATGCATGTGTTGTGTATatcatttcatacatttcaaaGGCAGAAAAGGAAATGGGGTTGTTATTATCAAATGCCCAAAGGGAAGCAGCTAAAGATGGTAATGTTAGTGCTAAAGAGGCTCTAAAAAAACTAGGTGGTGTTTATTTACACAACAGGGATGTGTGTGCTCAGGAAGCAGTGTATAGGTTAACTAACATGCATCTGAAGGAGTGTTCTAGGAAGGTCATGTTTGTACCAACAGGGGAGAATGTAGTAAAGATGAGtttgcctttaaatgtgttaaaacaaagGGCAGCTACAAATGATATTAACACAGAAGAGATGTGGATGACCAGTTTGGTTGACAGGTATAAGAACAGGCCCAATGATAGCATATTTAATGACATGTGTATTGCAACATTTGCTTCAGAGTATCGGGTATTAAGTAAAAAcgaaaactgtaaaacaaaaattgcGTTGAGCAACAATTGTGGTTTTGTTACAAAGAGAGTCCGAACAGAACCTGCTGTAGTACGCTATGCTCGGTTCTCAGTAACAAAAAATCCAGAATTGTTTCATTTGAGTAGATTACAGTTGTTCATGCCATATCGTGTTGATGATCAGTTAAAACCAGTGGGTTTTGAAACGTTCCAACAGTTTTATGACATtggtaatgttttgttttgtgatggatctgtacatacagtaaagtCAGTAGTTGATTTGAATCGGAGCAGGTTTGAAGTTGATGCAGACATGTTAGACGATATTCAAAATAGGATTAATTTAGATGGTGTGGAAGAAGATGCGTGGTGTCAGTTGTGTCCAGAACAGGAGTTGGAACGTTTAGAGGCTgtggaggaaatggcagagagacaggaagcagaggttGATCAGCAGGAGCATATTCCAGATTTAGCTGTTAATCGTGAACAGGTACAACATTTAGAAAAAAGGAACAATGTAATGTGTAGGAGTGATGGCTTGTCATTGGTTAGGTCTTTGAATGATACACAGATGCGTGTTTTTTATCAAACTCGGCAGTGGTGTTTAGATAAGTGTTCAGGGAAAAATCCACCTCCTCTACATGTCTTTATTACAGGTGGTGCTGGAACTGGTAAAAGTCATTTAATCAAAGCTATTCAGTACGAGTCAATGAGGTTATTATCACCGTTGTGCAGTAATCCTGACAATGTGAGTGTTTTAATAACTGCACCAACAGGTATTGCTGCATACAATCTGAATGCAGCAACAATTCACCACACATTCAGTATTGGAGTAGATGTACGCTTACCGTACAGTCCACTAGGTgaagaaaagatcaattctCTCCGTGCAAAATTCACTGATTTGCaaattttgataattgatgaaaTCTCAATGGTAAATGCCAATCTTTTGGCATATATTCACGGTAGATTACGGCAAATGAAACAGAGTGGTAACCTCCCATTTggaaacatttgtgtcattgcTGTCGGAGATTTTTACCAGTTACCTCCAGTAAGAGGAAAACCCCTGTATGTGGAGGACTTGAATATTGACTTgtggtctttgttttcagttgtgcaTTTAACAGAAGTAATCAGGCAGAAAGACAGTGCGTTTGCAGAATTGTTGAACAGGGTCAGGACTCATAGCAAAGGGACACCAATGTTAAGAAGTGATGTTGACACTTTAAAACATTGTGAAACTGGTGAAGTCAGCTcagttttacacatttatgcGACAAATCAACAAGTCAATGCACATAATATTCAGCGTTTGTATGATGTGTGTCGTGACTATGTCACTATTGAAGCTCAGGATTTTCAGAACAACAGGAGAACAGGGAAATTAGAGTTAATTCAAGGCCATCATGCTAAAGCTAAGAATACTTATTTGGCTGAACAGTTGTTGTTAGGTGAGGGTGCACGTGTGATGTTGTGCCAAAATGTTGATGTGAGTGATGGCCTGGTGAATGGAGCTTGTGGTGTTGTAACACGTATTGTCAAATCAGAGGGTGTTCAGTTTCCAATAAAGGTTTATGTTAAATTTGATGATGAGAATGTAGgtgcagagaggagacgacaatCACCAAGTGTTTCAGCTGATGTTGCAGGTTCTACAGCTATTGctccagaggaggagagagcttgTAAGAAAGGTGGTTTGAGACGTCAATACCCACTTAAGTTAGCATGGGCGTGTACAATACACAAAGTTCAGGGCATAACAgtaaataatgttgttgtttgttttgacaagaTATTTGCAGCTGGACAGGCATATGTTGCTTTAAGTCGAGTCAGGAGTTTGTCAGGCTTGATCATTGAACAGTTTGACGAGAAGAAGATTTATTGTAGGGGTGACATTAAAGATGCAATCCAAACAATGTCTCCATTCTTAGTTGATAGTTTATTAGAGCAGCAATTGAGGGCAAgcaggtttggtgtttttttgatgAATGTGCAGGGATTGACTCGACATGTGCCAGATTTGGTGTTGTGTACACAGCAGTTACAGCTGAACTGTATTGCTGTCACAGAGACATGGTTAGCAGCAGATTTTTCAATGGAATCAATAAATATTGAGGGTTATAGTTTTTATGGTTGCTCACGCAGTTCATCTTACAGTAGTGATGACCCCAGACTAGTTACATTAAAAGATCAACTACATGGTGGTGTTGGCATTT